In Desulfovibrio inopinatus DSM 10711, a genomic segment contains:
- the dsrA gene encoding dissimilatory-type sulfite reductase subunit alpha — translation MAKHPTPLLDQLESGPWPSFVADLKIGAENRHKNEKGLELQIPEDVIDDLLGVLELSFKDGTTHWKHGGIVGVFGYGGGVIGRYCDQPEMFPGVAHFHTMRLNQPSGLYYTAEYLEQLCDLWDFRGSGLTNMHGSTGDIVWLGTRTEQLEEIFYELTHTYNQDLGGSGSNLRTPACCLGMSRCEFACFDAQKMCTDFTNEYQDMLHRPQFPYKFKFKFDACPNGCVAALARSDFSIVGTWKDDIQIDQEAVAAYVGGEFAPNAGAHAGRDWGKFDIQAEVIDRCPTGCMSYEGGKLTIDNKECYRCMHCINVMPRALRPGKEKGASILVGAKAPILDGAQLSSLLVPFIPAEEPFDEIKEVVENIWDWWMEEGKNRERLGETMKRLGFQKMLDACGMEADARHVQEPRTNPYIFWKEDEVPGGWDRDVEEFRKHHQR, via the coding sequence ATGGCGAAACACCCCACTCCACTTTTGGATCAGCTGGAAAGCGGGCCGTGGCCTAGCTTTGTAGCCGACCTGAAGATCGGTGCCGAAAATCGGCACAAAAACGAGAAGGGTCTTGAACTGCAGATTCCCGAGGACGTCATCGACGACTTGTTGGGCGTTCTTGAACTCTCCTTTAAGGACGGCACCACGCACTGGAAGCACGGCGGCATCGTCGGTGTTTTCGGTTACGGCGGCGGCGTTATCGGTCGTTACTGCGACCAGCCCGAAATGTTCCCCGGCGTCGCTCACTTCCACACCATGCGCCTGAACCAGCCCTCCGGCCTGTACTACACCGCCGAATATCTGGAACAGCTTTGTGACCTGTGGGATTTCCGCGGTTCCGGTCTGACCAACATGCACGGCTCCACTGGTGACATCGTGTGGTTGGGTACCCGTACCGAACAGCTCGAAGAAATTTTCTACGAACTGACCCACACCTACAACCAGGACCTTGGTGGTTCCGGTTCGAACCTGCGTACACCCGCTTGCTGCTTGGGTATGTCCCGCTGTGAATTTGCCTGCTTCGACGCGCAGAAAATGTGTACTGATTTCACCAACGAATATCAGGACATGCTGCACCGTCCGCAGTTCCCCTACAAGTTTAAGTTCAAATTCGACGCTTGCCCCAACGGCTGTGTTGCCGCTCTCGCTCGTTCCGACTTCTCCATTGTCGGTACCTGGAAAGACGACATCCAGATCGATCAAGAAGCTGTCGCCGCGTACGTCGGTGGCGAATTCGCTCCGAACGCTGGTGCCCACGCTGGCCGCGACTGGGGTAAATTCGACATTCAGGCTGAAGTTATCGATCGCTGCCCCACGGGCTGCATGAGCTACGAAGGTGGCAAACTGACCATCGATAACAAAGAATGCTACCGCTGCATGCACTGCATCAACGTTATGCCTCGCGCTCTGCGTCCTGGTAAGGAAAAAGGCGCCTCTATCCTTGTTGGCGCGAAAGCTCCCATCCTCGACGGCGCCCAGCTGTCCTCGTTGCTCGTCCCCTTCATCCCTGCTGAAGAACCCTTCGACGAAATCAAAGAAGTCGTTGAAAACATTTGGGATTGGTGGATGGAAGAAGGCAAGAACCGTGAGCGCCTCGGTGAAACCATGAAGCGCCTCGGCTTCCAGAAAATGCTCGACGCTTGCGGCATGGAAGCCGATGCTCGCCACGTTCAGGAGCCCCGCACCAACCCCTACATCTTCTGGAAGGAAGATGAAGTGCCCGGTGGTTGGGATCGCGACGTCGAAGAATTCCGCAAACATCACCAGAGATAA